One genomic segment of Candidatus Bathyarchaeia archaeon includes these proteins:
- a CDS encoding ABC transporter ATP-binding protein, translating to MALWHRGPPFHISEDKIERKVPTRILLLRLLKYITPYRKEVALILIAIIASSISNMISPYILGREIIAKYILRADLAGLQRVILVFLGFLALGWIANMARTYLVGKMGENMLFQMRSELFNHLQTLSFSFFDRWNIGDIVSRVTNDTDSIGEAFTEGVIHVLSDILSLTLVVGMMIAVNVQLTLASMVTIPLLVLSTVIFQSKFRNAFRITREKISQVTSKLEESLSGIREIKSFSKERDFIEDFQRVNLETMQANVRAAKVLGAFFPTVQVIQAIGSGIVMVYGGMLAFNGALGSIEDAVGTLVTFLLYVQTFFRPIQELTNFYAIVQSALAAAERIFELLDIQPEVKDSENATEMPPIKGEITFENVTFGYDPNYPVVHNVSFKINPKETIALVGPTGAGKSTIVKLLCRFYDPQQGSIKIDRYDIRIFTQKSLRKQMGIILQETLLFSGTVKDNIRYGKPDATDEEVINAAKAVGAHEFIMNLPNGYETKVGERGLGLSVGQKQLIAFARAILKDPAILIMDEATSSIDPYTDLLIREAMKTLLKNRTAIIIAHRLSTVREADRILVIDNGRIVEEGRHDDLIRRRGLYYRLYQMQFKDIEPASKPLVESKETLSISKK from the coding sequence ATGGCTCTCTGGCATAGGGGTCCGCCTTTTCATATCAGTGAGGATAAGATTGAAAGAAAGGTTCCCACTAGAATTCTGCTCTTAAGACTACTAAAATATATTACGCCATATAGAAAGGAAGTTGCCCTTATACTCATCGCTATCATTGCATCCTCAATATCAAATATGATTAGCCCATATATTTTGGGGAGAGAGATAATAGCGAAGTACATTCTCCGAGCTGACCTAGCTGGTTTGCAAAGAGTAATCTTAGTTTTTCTAGGTTTTCTAGCTTTAGGCTGGATTGCAAATATGGCACGCACATATCTAGTAGGCAAAATGGGCGAAAACATGCTCTTCCAAATGCGCTCAGAACTTTTCAATCACTTGCAAACGTTATCCTTCAGTTTTTTTGATAGATGGAATATTGGGGACATAGTTTCACGAGTAACTAACGATACTGATTCTATAGGGGAAGCTTTCACCGAAGGCGTCATTCATGTTTTAAGTGATATATTGAGTTTAACGCTGGTCGTTGGGATGATGATTGCAGTGAATGTTCAGTTAACTCTCGCTTCAATGGTTACCATTCCACTCCTAGTTCTCTCCACGGTAATTTTTCAATCAAAGTTTAGAAATGCTTTCAGAATAACAAGAGAAAAGATATCTCAGGTAACATCGAAACTCGAGGAGAGTTTGTCGGGTATAAGAGAAATAAAGTCTTTTAGTAAAGAACGCGACTTCATAGAGGATTTCCAGAGAGTAAATTTAGAAACAATGCAAGCAAACGTGCGGGCAGCTAAGGTTCTAGGAGCTTTCTTCCCAACAGTGCAAGTTATCCAAGCAATTGGAAGCGGCATCGTAATGGTTTATGGCGGCATGTTAGCATTTAATGGCGCATTAGGTTCCATTGAAGATGCCGTGGGAACATTAGTGACTTTTCTACTATATGTTCAAACCTTCTTTAGACCTATACAGGAGCTAACAAATTTTTACGCGATCGTTCAATCAGCTTTAGCAGCTGCAGAAAGGATATTTGAACTCCTAGATATTCAGCCAGAAGTAAAGGATTCCGAGAATGCTACTGAAATGCCACCAATTAAGGGCGAGATAACATTTGAAAATGTAACATTCGGATATGATCCCAATTATCCAGTAGTACACAACGTCAGTTTTAAAATCAATCCAAAAGAGACAATAGCTCTAGTTGGACCAACGGGCGCTGGGAAGAGCACCATTGTTAAGCTTCTCTGTAGATTTTACGATCCACAACAGGGCTCAATAAAAATTGATAGATATGATATAAGGATTTTTACGCAGAAGTCCCTGCGTAAGCAAATGGGAATAATTCTTCAAGAAACCCTATTATTTTCTGGAACAGTAAAAGATAATATCAGGTATGGGAAACCTGATGCTACAGATGAGGAAGTAATAAACGCCGCGAAAGCTGTAGGAGCACATGAGTTCATAATGAATCTTCCAAATGGCTATGAAACTAAAGTTGGTGAGAGAGGGCTTGGATTATCTGTTGGGCAGAAGCAGCTTATTGCGTTTGCACGCGCGATACTCAAAGACCCAGCTATATTAATCATGGATGAAGCAACATCTAGTATAGATCCATACACTGATCTTCTAATTAGGGAAGCAATGAAAACTCTACTAAAAAATAGGACGGCTATTATAATTGCTCATAGGCTATCAACAGTCAGAGAGGCTGACAGAATTCTCGTAATAGATAATGGAAGAATAGTTGAAGAGGGGAGACACGATGATCTAATTAGGAGGAGAGGGCTTTATTACCGTTTATATCAAATGCAGTTTAAGGACATTGAACCCGCCAGTAAACCATTAGTAGAGAGCAAAGAAACTCTCTCAATCTCAAAGAAATGA